In Rhopalosiphum padi isolate XX-2018 chromosome 3, ASM2088224v1, whole genome shotgun sequence, the genomic stretch tttttaataaaaattattttccaatttttcatGAATTAGCTGAAGACTTGATAGTGGATAATGAACCAATAGAGCTTAAAAATGAGGTAATTGATGCTATTTGTCCAGAAGcaattatttcaaaagtaaGATGTGCAGCACAAACTTTAAATTTGGCAATTTAAGAGGGACTGAAAATTCAAAGTATCCGTGGTGCTCTTGCACGAGCAAGaacagtaattaatttaaaatatttaacttctgattgttttatattaattaactaatttttggTTGTTAAGAAATTACGAACTCCAATCTATGCAGGACTACTTAAAcaggaaaataaaaaactagCCATTCGCGATGTGGAAACCCGATGGTCATCTGTGTATGACATGTTATATAGACTTCTTGAACGCAAAGATTTCTGTTTAAAATTTCAAGATACcatgaacaatttaaaactatCTTTACCCGATTgggataatattgaaaaaatggtaataaaattaatattgtctattattgtgtaatatcaattaataaccAATTTCGAGTAACTACtcgtattattttgtaaaatgaaattacaaaaacataaaatattttattatgttgcagGTGGCTTCACTAGAACCTGCAAAAATAGGGCTTGTTTCTTTACAAAAAAGTGATATTATCATTGGGGATTTCTTTGCAATTTGATGGaatatattatcaaagttaCAAAAAGTAGATAGTTCATTATCACAAGCAATAGTAATTTCTATGGACAGGAGaagtaaattattgtttgaagaacctatatttttttctggttTGTAATGTTATTGttctgttttaatattatcggaagtaatagtttaaaaaattaagatgTACAACTTTTATttccagtaattttttttagatcctCGATTTCAAAGAATGCTCAGTATAGAACAAAAGTCAATTGCTAAAAATCACTTATACAAAACATGGAATGCAATGAAACTTGCTTTtgaaacaattgtaaataatgatGTTAGTGAGACAACcaccaattaattattaatgatactaATGGTGAAAtagataaattgaaatatttttaagttctaaAAGCAGTACACTGTGCCTTGAAGtggaaaataatgataatcgtTCAATTAGAGTTATAATTGAAGAATTTGATAATGTGCCTCGACTTCATCATAAAAGCTGTGTTCTAAAATATTGGTcagagaataaaattataaaaccagaATTATTTCAGTTAACACAAGTTGTTATGGCTGTTCCGTGTACGCaggtaataatatgaaatttatgacacctattgaacaataatacttaatgtacattgtatatgtatattttataggtgaCTGTAGAAAGGACATTTTCCGGATTAAAGTTTATTTGCAAAGATCTAAGATCATCCACATCCTCTCATTTAGatagttataactaattttcaatgttgtataatttacaatttacattttataaaattataataaattataattggtacttacagtttttgttttttgttaatttataaaaaggtgtataaaaattataaactgcgGACTAAGAGTTAAGACAGAATAgagattagataatattatgtactgagatttatattttatcttagtcTGTGGTGtaaacacatcattataaatagttcataattgttaagttaaaaaaaaaataatgttttgtgaAAAGCGGTATTTATACCGGTTAAGTCGGTAAgtggttatttaaatatatcataaaccgTTAAAAATTGGTAACcagtaactattatattaatctgGTGTAAGCCGTAAGGTAACCGATAACTGGTTAACAACACTTCTTGGAACAATAAAACTGGTAACCGGTTAGTAAAAAATGTTCctcttattttaaaaacggtTTTAAGCCCTGACCTACAtgttaattgaattttaaacttttgtaaaattgtataatatactaatttttctttattataatattcctataacatatttaagtttaagtttCATGTTTTTATCAACTGATtgggatataattataattttaattaaataacacacttgtttatgttgataataaatctagtttattatttatatttgcataatttgtaaaaaatacaacCCAAATcaggatataatttataagtcacaGCACTCATAATTACatgaataattaacatttactttaaaatgttatatggaCGGCGTTCGTGAAAAAGGGTATAAGTCATTTTTTTGTCTTTTTGACATTATGCATCAATTTTGTAGGAAATTTCACGCCGGATCTAATGGTGGCCCTGAAAAAAGTctctatgttttaaatattatgtaaattgcaCGTGTGATAAGACATAAATCATGAtgtgaaaaaaaagtttgtgaAAAAGGGTATAAGTCAATTTTATAGTAGATTTTGTGTGTGTTATTGGGTTTTTTTGTATAGACGTAATTTttggttataataaaattatttaattaataataatttttataatactgatGCAAAATACTAGCAAGATGACTTCTAAAAGAACtgcaaaacttttaaatatggCCCAAAGTAAGTTAAGagttttgaattcaatgatattaatattagtttaaataatattatttaaagtaatctatccaatattaaattaaaatattttatttactataatcataatatgatattttatttgtagacaTAATttagtaaagttataatttttttatttatattttagatgttaatataaatgattCTTTAAATGTCACTGTGCCAATGCGTCGCAATTTAATTAATGAGTTTAATGCTACTTCTCAAGAATATGTGAAAGTGAGATTtctcattttatatttcttgtactttaacaatagttatttattttaaaataaaagtatctaACTTCGCtgattaaattttaaccaaaatattattgttctatttataaccagaaaaatgtaattcaatacATCAAACAAACCGAAAATTGTCATGAGATTgatacttcaaaaaaaaaatatgtacaggtTAATAGAAACTTATTGATTGTAACTTAGGAACAAATGCAGTTTAGTTCCCTAAGATTTTTTCTcccaaaatatttgttttaaagcaCTGAATAACAAAAGTCTAATTCAAAAATTCTcgcaaatcattattttggaaattttatctTACCAATGTTTACGATTTTACGCATTTACGCATGCATGCGCGAAACGCTGTATACTTTACTCTCCTACGTTTTCGTATTTGATTGTCGCCTTTTGgctcttattaatttttttcttgttataatattattatctaaagtagttttgatgaaaaatttagattatacttagattattatatttaacgactTTCAAAAGGCAATAagactgataaataataatgttttattttcgtgaataaatccttaataataacaaattaacacaATATCTCAACTCGATATCCCAATAGCGTAACTAGGGGGTGGGCTGAAGGGGCTGCACCCCCTCCCCccgaaatatcaagaaaatttaaaaattattttaatttttaatatgaaaatatgaaaataatcattacaaaaaacttaaattgtacataattccAAAAATTGATCAGCCCTTCCTGAAAAAAATCCTTGCTACGCCACTGCAATATCCCTAGGCAGTGACTACGCATGTATCGGCACTCGTCGCTACGCTCCTCGGCGCAAATCGAAAATATCCCTCGACTTGTTATGCAAAACCACCTCATTTAGGTAACagggtaaatattaaaatatgtattaataaacataaatattaatacgaagACGTAGGAAAGCAAAGTATACAGCGTTTTGAGTATGGATGCGTAAATACGTAAAATCGTAAACTTTGGAAAGAAAGAACttccaaaataatgatttacgaGAATTTTTGAATTAGACTTTTGTATTCGGTGttttaaaacacacattttaggaagaaaaaaaatcgaaaaaatcgagTGAGAACTAAACTGCATTTATACCGTAACTTATTTgacatgaaaatattaacttgttataattataatcttttGATATATTGTTGTGGCTAGGAATGAGTAAACCAATGTGATTCTAATCCTGATaatagtcaaaataataataatgtagtaatgCTAAATGGAGAGAACTATGAGATTGTGATACAAGAACAGaactataatgatattattagtgttttattAGGAACACATGAACATTTATGTTCaggtattaatgttaaaaatataaatataaataacttaaaggaccatgaaacaaaaaaaatgattttttttttatacctttatataatattagaaatgaaaactaaattgttcgtcttttcaaaaaaattatccgaTCACTCCTTCTGTGTTAAATAGCGATCGTACGTATACGCGTGACGTCACTGGTGCGCACGGATTTGTGCGGCCGTATTATTTTACgtagtagatattttatatgatgcattaaaatatacaaaatattagacTGAATTAATTTCTGtaacgatataatatcattatcatttattattattgacattaaaagttatttatatcgTATTAGATAATTCCTATTTAATAACATGAATAACAAACTAGGATCTAGAggatattattaattgtcattTGTCATTCTTCAGCCGTCATTCGCAGTTGCTTTTAGttgctattaaattataattagaggCTAGaggtaagttatttaaattaattatttttagtataacataacttaactataataaataaaatagttttgaatgctcatttatgatttaaaatactatagcatttaaataaatataattaataactacataaaccatcgattaaaaaataaaagtacctattataatataatacaaatttagtattagatatttattcattattttaaataactaaatatactatagtacctattagtatattatatgtgattaTAGACGTACTTACATAATCATAATGTaggtttttatgaataataaaaaataataaagtataaaatgaatACTGAGTTACACTAATCTTattcaaacttatttattacaattaatttagagTTCAAATTTATTCAAGTTTCTTATTTGCTGTAGTTTTCTTTAAACCTACGTATATTCCATTATTTTCAGGGTACTTATTTCGAATAGCTTGTACAACACATGCTGGAATACATACACGATTtcctataaaattaagtattaacgatacaattaataattactaattaataataaatatagataaattaccTTTTCCTATTGCAGTCCATGAATTTATCCAATGCGTAAATTGTTTGTAACATATAAATCTCCAAGTTTTGTTTTCCGGATTTAATGTTGAAagcattttttttcgttttacatCATTAGTTTTCAAAATCATTTGTTGCCTAGTAATGTTCAAAACTTCTTCgtccataataatttttttaaaagatgatAATTCTGTCACgcatttaatattagaatgCAATTTCGATGTATTTTCGAACTCAAAACAACAAATACATTCTTTGTCAGTTTGCAGAATAGGACACTTTTTACACAAACACCAATTTCTTGGGTGTATTGCAGTTCTTCCCACATAGTTTATTGTTTGTATTGGATTTACTCGTAGTGCTTCATAAATTCAGTTATGGATATCAACACGGGAAAAatcatagattttaaattagttcAAAAGGGCCAATTTAAAGGGGATTTAGAAAGGCAAGCCTGTGAACAATTACTAATGGATTTAACTAATAGTAGTAATTGTAAAATCGAGTTGTTTTTAACAGATAGACATAAAGGTATACGTGCATTTATCCGTACACAGCATccaaatattaaacatgaattCGATATTTGGCATTTAAGTAAGAGTTTAATGAAATGATTAAAACCACTCGAAAAGAAATACCCTGATGCTTTTTTATGGAAATCGTCAATTAACAATCATCTTTGGTGGTCAGCACAGACATGTGAAGGAGATGAAGAAAAACTCATTGATAAATTTACATCTATATTAAAACACATATCAAATGAGCATGAGTGGGAAGATAATGGTGTAAAAAAGAGATGCGAgcatgaaaaattaaatgaaaatgaaatacgAAATAAACTGTGGATAGACCCAGAAAGCGAATCATATTACGctatgaaaaaattatcatgGCAAAAGACTTTTTAAAGGATTTGACACATGCTACTCATTTTGTACATACTGGTAGATTAGAGTCGTATCACAatttacgattaaaatatatgcCAAAACGTATTCACTTAAAATACAAAGGTATGTATATGAGAAGTATCATTGCTATACTAGATcataataacaatgtaaataaaaaggAAGTCGGAGAGAAAATAGTATTTTCCAAACCAGCCAGTAGatatgtcataaaaaaaaaaatatgaattaaataaaactgatgAGTGGcgcaaaaatattatgcaagaaGTCCATGTTCATATGaaagaaaataattcaataatatcagAAAAATTCAGTTTACCCGCGTTACCTAACAATATAGTTCTTCAACCAAAACCTAGTTACGacgatttaatgaaaaaaaaattcacaagattctaaaaatataaactaatagttaagtatttttaaataatttaattgttgaaatatagtacaccattttaaatttatactattctGTCTATACTAAATGTAAACTGTAAAACTCAAATACTCATTgtaataatgcattaatatatttcaataaatgttaacttaatacttaatattttcttcGCCATTTTAGGAGTAgtagttttcattttaaataagtgtttataaaacgCCATGTAAAATACCGCTTGAAATAATACGGCGGCACAAATCCGTGCGCACCAGTGACGTCACGCGTATACGTACGATCGCTAATTAACACAGAAGGAGTGAtcggataatttttttgaaaagacgaacaatttagttttcatttctaatattatataaaggtataaaaaaaaaatcattttttttttgtttcatggtCCTTTAAAGATTGTTAAGTAAgtctaaataatacatatttttttaatcctagTTACTGTTATGGATGTTGATAATACtagcaataattatagtaatattaataatgattttaataatgtattaatgcagCATGACAATCATGatgatattagtattatattagaaCACCTGAACATGTTCAATCaggtattaatgttaaaaatata encodes the following:
- the LOC132924006 gene encoding uncharacterized protein LOC132924006 gives rise to the protein YEALRVNPIQTINYVGRTAIHPRNWCLCKKCPILQTDKECICCFEFENTSKLHSNIKCVTELSSFKKIIMDEEVLNITRQQMILKTNDVKRKKMLSTLNPENKTWRFICYKQFTHWINSWTAIGKGNRVCIPACVVQAIRNKYPENNGIYVGLKKTTANKKLE